The Streptomyces luteogriseus genome includes a window with the following:
- a CDS encoding alpha/beta hydrolase, with translation MAHQATPVRRARLGRALGPEPTAVSGAVLLLPGGDEVSGRRPSPMLATASMRGVGRRLARAGRDEGLAAHVVHYRYRGWNGDEANLAQDATWAADEIVRRYGDVPVCLLGVGMGGRAGLRAAGHEAVNSVLALAPWLPEEDAAATPEPVKQLVGRQALIVHGTNDGRTDPELSFRLAARAKKANRDVCRFEVHADGHGLHQYRDEVLALAEDFVMGALFGRAVSRPVRDAFAAPPPLGLRMPLAAGFSPSRR, from the coding sequence ATGGCACACCAAGCGACGCCGGTTCGCAGGGCCCGGCTGGGCAGGGCACTCGGTCCGGAGCCGACGGCGGTGAGCGGCGCGGTGCTGCTGCTCCCCGGCGGCGACGAGGTATCCGGCCGCAGGCCGTCACCGATGCTGGCGACCGCCTCCATGCGCGGCGTCGGGCGCCGGCTGGCCCGCGCGGGCCGGGACGAGGGTCTCGCCGCGCACGTCGTGCACTACCGCTACCGCGGGTGGAACGGCGACGAGGCCAATCTCGCCCAGGACGCCACCTGGGCGGCCGACGAGATCGTACGGCGGTACGGGGACGTCCCGGTCTGCCTCCTCGGGGTCGGGATGGGCGGCCGGGCGGGCTTGCGGGCGGCTGGCCACGAGGCCGTCAACTCCGTGCTGGCGCTCGCCCCTTGGCTGCCGGAGGAGGACGCCGCGGCGACACCCGAACCGGTGAAGCAGCTGGTCGGCCGCCAGGCGCTGATCGTGCACGGCACGAACGACGGGCGGACGGATCCGGAGCTGTCGTTCCGGCTGGCGGCGCGGGCGAAGAAGGCGAACCGGGACGTGTGCCGGTTCGAAGTGCACGCGGACGGGCACGGGTTGCACCAGTATCGGGACGAAGTCCTCGCCCTGGCCGAGGACTTCGTGATGGGGGCGTTGTTCGGGCGGGCGGTGTCGCGGCCCGTGCGGGACGCGTTCGCTGCGCCGCCGCCGTTGGGGTTGCGGATGCCGTTGGCTGCGGGGTTCAGTCCTTCTCGGCGGTAG
- a CDS encoding LysR family transcriptional regulator, protein MVHQPSSQPRLSPSSDTEDMAEMSKVLAPRLAYFAGVARTEHVTRAAQEMNVPQSTLSRSMARLEQDLGVDLFARHGRTVSLTPAGRTFLASVERALAEVERAAEEVRADADPATGKVAFGFLHTMGAETVPGLLHAFRADHPRVRFSLVQNYGEAMLERLRAGELDLCLTSPVPDAPDLVARRLDEQKLRLVVPADHSLAGRRRIRLAEAADETFVTLEPGYGLRRITDDLCKEAGFKPRIAFEGEEAETLRGLVAAGLGVALLPPPAVPRPGVVELTVTAPRAAREIGVAWLEGHPDTPPVAAFKKFLLSRRGSLLPT, encoded by the coding sequence ATGGTGCATCAACCGAGCTCACAGCCCCGCCTGTCACCAAGCAGTGACACAGAAGACATGGCAGAGATGTCGAAGGTGCTGGCGCCGCGCCTCGCGTACTTCGCGGGCGTCGCCCGCACCGAACACGTCACCCGCGCCGCCCAGGAGATGAACGTCCCCCAGTCCACCCTGTCCCGCTCCATGGCCCGCCTGGAGCAGGACCTGGGCGTCGATCTGTTCGCCCGGCACGGCCGCACGGTCTCCCTCACCCCGGCCGGCCGCACCTTCCTCGCCTCCGTCGAACGCGCCCTGGCCGAGGTCGAGCGCGCCGCCGAGGAGGTGCGCGCCGACGCCGACCCGGCCACCGGCAAGGTCGCCTTCGGCTTCCTGCACACCATGGGCGCCGAGACCGTCCCCGGTCTGCTGCACGCCTTCCGCGCCGACCACCCGCGCGTCCGCTTCAGCCTCGTCCAGAACTACGGCGAGGCCATGCTGGAACGCCTCCGCGCGGGCGAACTCGACCTGTGCCTGACGTCGCCGGTGCCGGACGCCCCCGACCTGGTGGCCCGCCGCCTGGACGAGCAGAAGCTGCGCCTGGTCGTGCCCGCCGACCACTCCCTGGCCGGCCGCCGCCGCATCCGCCTCGCCGAGGCCGCGGACGAAACCTTCGTCACCCTGGAACCCGGCTACGGCCTGCGCCGCATCACCGACGACCTCTGCAAGGAGGCCGGCTTCAAGCCCCGTATCGCCTTCGAGGGCGAGGAGGCGGAAACCCTGCGGGGTCTGGTGGCGGCGGGCCTGGGCGTCGCCCTCCTGCCCCCGCCGGCCGTCCCCCGCCCGGGAGTGGTCGAACTGACGGTCACGGCCCCAAGAGCGGCCCGCGAAATCGGGGTCGCCTGGTTGGAAGGCCACCCGGACACGCCTCCGGTAGCGGCTTTCAAGAAGTTCCTGCTCTCAAGAAGAGGCAGCTTGTTGCCCACCTGA